The genome window tatttttacagcctttcttaaacagtggaacagcaTTGGCTATCCTTGAATCCTCTGGATACTTCACCTGTTgctgaggatgatttaaatatctctgctatggcAATTTCTGCACCTGCCTActgcagggtctgagggaacaccttgtcaggccctgcggatttatccaccctaatttgcctcaagacaacaaacctcctcctctgtaatctgtatagtgtCCATGAAGTTGACGCTGCTctacctcacttctatagactgtgtcattttcctgagtaaatacagatgctaaGAAATTagttaagatctcccctcatctcttttggctccagacATGAATCACCAGTCTGATCTTCCAGTGAACCAATTTTaacccttgcaatccttttactCAACAGatttgtagaatcccttaggattctccttcaccttgtttgcttaggcaacttcatgccttcttgaccttctgtcatctcctatcagatttccccttctccagccctttatctctttcaccaatcaacttcccagttctttacttcacccttcatcccttcccccactCAGTTTCAACTATTActtactaccttgtacttcttccttctcactacccaccttcttactctgacttcccaactccaatcctgatgaagggtcttggtccaaaacatcaactgtttgcccttttctatagatgctgtctggcctgctgagttcctccggcattttgtgtgtgttctttcttttagccctcttgataTCTTTAGTTGTTCTcatgtatttcttatactccataagcaccccatttgttcctacctgcttaaccagggtctcaatatctcttgaaaaccaaggttccctacacccattatctttatcttttattctgacaggcacatccaggttttgtactctcaaaatttcacttttgaaggcctcccacttaccaagtacatttTTGCCAGAAAATAGCCTTCCCAAATCATTCGTTAACTCTTTCCACAAGGATCCTAAATCTTCCAATCTGTTCTTTCTatgaatttgatttcatttttcccCAAAAGCACcacccaacctcctctgcctacctgcctattctTTCAAGACAATGCatgtccttggatgttaagctcccatctATTATCTTTCAGCCGTCTCAGTggtgcccacaacgtcatacctgccaatctctaacagaGCTACAAGataatctaccttattccatatagtaCTGTGTTTAGTCAAGTAACActttcaatcctgtattcatcacccttttcaattttgctgttacacttcaactcatcccactcactgtaattttgccctaccatctgcttgtccttcctcacagcctcactacacactgcatctacttagataccaattgccccatcctcaaccctataactctggttcccatctccttgCCATATTTTCTTGAACTATTCCAATAGCTCCAGCCAACCTGCTCACAAAGCTATTGGCCCTCCTTGGATTCAGGTGTAATCCAcctcttttgtacaggttataccttcccaagaagagatctcaatgatccagaaatctgaaatcctgcccactacaccaattcttcagccatgtattcatctgctAAATCATTCTCTTCTTACTCTCAATAACATGTGGAATAGGGAGCAATCCAAAGATTaccatcctggaggtcctgcttttcagttttctacCCAACTCCCTATACTATATATATTCTACCCAACTCTCCtcccttttttttttacttatgctgctgtaccaatatgtactacaACTTCCAGctattcaccctcccactttagaatgctgtggacctgatctgaaGTATCTCTAACCCTCAAACTTAGGAGGCAACATTCCATCTGGGTctctctttcatgtccacagaatcctTTCCCActaaggctcactggcctataatttcctggtttatttttagagcctttcttaaaaagtggaacaGCATTGGCTATCCTTGAATCCTCTGAGTActtcacctgttgctaaggatgatttaaatatctctgctatggACTcggtaatttctgcacttgcctactgcatggtctgagggaacaccttgtcaggccctgtggatttatccaccctaatttgcctcaagacaacaaacctcttcctctgtaatctgtatagtgtctatgaagttgatgctgctctACCTTACTTCTATAGACTGTGTCCTGCTCCcttaactatggaatcccccatCAATACAGCACTGCTCTTCTGCTCTCTTCCTTTTTGAGCCACAGTCCAacccagtgccagagacccagtctcTGCAGCTTTCCCATGATAGGTCAGtcagcagtatccaaagcagtacacTCGTTATTGAGGAGGATGACCATGGGGTATTCTGCACtagctgcctattccctttccctcaccTGGGTACCTGCTTCCTGTAAAATAGggatgaccatctccctgtagttcCTAACTTTCACCTCCCCATTCTCCCACGTGAAAAAGAACATAACACTAACTCTAGCCCCAATCTCAGTGCACTAGCTATGTgcaaatagagagaaaaaaaactcaaTAGAAATTCACTTAGAACCTGCACCTGTGCTTGCCCGCGCCTGCTCTCACTGAAGCTTGTTGAACAAGACTTCTCACATTCTCTAACACCCACACTCTAACAATGGCCTATTGCAACAACGGCCACTCCACTTAACACCTCCATTTTTTTCACGGCTCAAATAAAACTCACTCACAGCAGGACTTGTTCTTTTCAGTTGGCTCGCACACTGCAATGATGTCTCTCACTGGAATTATAAGCAAGTTGTGCCCAAAATACAAAACATTAGAATTTGAGTTCATTGAGTACCTCTGTTGAACAGACGAAAACAAGGAAtacaacctacagctccaataGAATACTTCCACAAAAGCCAGAAAGAGCATACAAATGTAGAATAACTAGTGTGTAGAGACTTGAAACTCCTTACATTTCTACTGAAGTACAGAAAGCTAAGAGGGGAATTTATAGTGGTTTCATTAAACTTTCAAGAGTTTGAGGAGAGACAAAGTGAATAAAGAAAGGTGTGTTTTTTTAAAGTCACAAAGTTTTTTTTGGTGAGCAAATGTACATTTTATTTGAAAGAAGTGTTTTAGTACAAGgctaaaataaacaaataattccATTATACCTCATGTAAAAGTTAAAGGCAAAGCACTGCCAAAGATCACTGAAAATTGATGGTTTAGGCTCCAACCTGGGCAAAAGCCTCAGGTAACTTGGAAATGTACGATTACACAAATCAACTTGAGATTTGGATTTTGCCACCTTCATTGCAATGTACCAATGGAAAAAAGACTGAGCAGCCACCGTAAGAATGTTCTCATCATGttgttccacagtgaagaatgtgaACAGTAACACTCGTCTTTCCACTCTGTGGTCGCTTTGATTCCATTTGTTTTACAACATCCATGCCTTCTACCACACGGCCAAACACAACATGCTTTCCATCCAACCAACTAGTTTGGGCAGTACGGATAAAAAATTGTGATCCATTTGTATTGAGCCCAGCATTTGCCATTGACAGTATACCTTCTCCTTCATGTTTGAGTATGAAGTTCTCATCTGGAAATTTGTTACCATAGATGAATTTGCCCCCTGTGCCATTGCCTTTTGTGAAATCTCCACCTTGGCACATATAGCCAGGAATTATTTGGTGAAAAATTGATCCCTTAAACCCCTCACCCTCTGGTTTGGTACAAAGCACACAGAAGTTCTCTGCAGTTTTTAGAACAACATCACTCCTTAGCTCGAATACAATGCGGCCCACTGGCTGCTTATCAAAACCAATGTCGAAGAAGACGCAAGGGTTGCCATCTCTCGCCACTT of Hypanus sabinus isolate sHypSab1 chromosome 6, sHypSab1.hap1, whole genome shotgun sequence contains these proteins:
- the LOC132394935 gene encoding peptidyl-prolyl cis-trans isomerase-like, translating into MQNINAPGHQTISKHQVARDGNPCVFFDIGFDKQPVGRIVFELRSDVVLKTAENFCVLCTKPEGEGFKGSIFHQIIPGYMCQGGDFTKGNGTGGKFIYGNKFPDENFILKHEGEGILSMANAGLNTNGSQFFIRTAQTSWLDGKHVVFGRVVEGMDVVKQMESKRPQSGKTSVTVHILHCGTT